A window of Candidatus Kinetoplastibacterium crithidii (ex Angomonas deanei ATCC 30255) contains these coding sequences:
- the lpdA gene encoding dihydrolipoyl dehydrogenase has product MSKQFDLVVIGAGPGGYIAAIRASQLGLNVACIDEWKNVDGSPAPGGTCTNVGCIPSKALLQSSEHFDLANHHFDEHGIVVSNVSLNLKKLISRKNSVVKQNNEGILYLFKKNKVSFFHGLASFVEKNKDYITIKVSSLNEELLAKNVIVATGSSAREYPGLKFDEKTVLSNDGALNIENVPKTLGVIGAGVIGLEMGSVWRRLGSDVTILEAMPDFLMAADSQISKEALKVLTKQGLNIKVGVDIIEVKNIGKSVSIKYKDKDASVKDLLVDKIIISIGRVPRTDGLNASAVGLNIDERGFIVVDDNCKTNLSNVWAVGDVVRGPMLAHKAEEEGVAVAERIVGQHGHVNFNTIPSVIYTSPEIAWVGKNEQQLKQEGRQYKAGSFPFLANGRARALGDTTGFVKIIADAVTDEVLGVHIIGPMASELISEAVTIMEFKGAAEDIARICHAHPTLSESMKEAALAVDKRSLNY; this is encoded by the coding sequence ATGTCAAAACAATTTGATCTTGTAGTGATAGGTGCCGGTCCAGGTGGATATATAGCAGCTATTCGTGCTTCTCAGCTTGGATTAAATGTGGCCTGTATAGATGAATGGAAAAATGTGGATGGTTCTCCAGCTCCAGGTGGGACATGTACTAATGTTGGTTGTATTCCATCTAAAGCTTTATTACAATCTTCAGAACATTTTGATCTTGCAAATCATCATTTTGATGAGCATGGTATAGTAGTTTCTAATGTATCACTTAATCTAAAAAAGCTTATTTCTCGCAAAAATTCAGTGGTTAAGCAAAATAATGAGGGAATTTTATATCTTTTTAAAAAAAATAAAGTTTCTTTTTTTCATGGTCTTGCTTCTTTTGTAGAAAAAAATAAAGATTATATAACAATAAAAGTATCTTCATTGAATGAGGAATTATTAGCAAAGAATGTGATAGTTGCTACTGGTTCATCTGCCAGAGAGTATCCTGGTTTGAAATTTGATGAAAAAACTGTTTTATCTAATGATGGTGCATTAAATATTGAAAATGTTCCTAAAACATTAGGAGTTATAGGAGCTGGTGTTATAGGTCTTGAAATGGGTAGTGTGTGGCGTAGACTTGGCTCTGATGTTACTATACTAGAAGCTATGCCTGATTTTTTAATGGCTGCTGACTCTCAAATTTCAAAAGAAGCTTTAAAGGTATTAACAAAACAAGGTCTTAATATTAAAGTTGGTGTTGATATTATTGAGGTTAAAAATATTGGTAAATCTGTATCTATCAAATATAAAGATAAAGATGCTTCAGTAAAAGATTTATTAGTAGATAAAATTATTATTTCTATAGGACGTGTTCCTCGTACTGATGGATTAAACGCTTCCGCTGTTGGTTTGAATATAGACGAACGTGGTTTTATAGTTGTTGATGATAATTGTAAAACTAATTTGTCAAATGTTTGGGCTGTAGGTGATGTTGTAAGAGGGCCTATGTTAGCACATAAAGCCGAAGAGGAAGGTGTTGCTGTCGCAGAACGTATAGTTGGACAGCATGGACACGTGAATTTTAATACTATTCCTTCTGTTATATATACTTCTCCGGAAATTGCTTGGGTTGGAAAAAATGAGCAACAATTAAAACAGGAAGGTCGTCAATATAAAGCTGGTAGTTTTCCTTTTTTAGCTAATGGTAGAGCAAGAGCATTAGGAGATACAACTGGTTTTGTAAAAATAATAGCTGATGCTGTAACTGACGAAGTTTTAGGTGTTCATATTATAGGTCCAATGGCTTCTGAGTTAATTTCAGAAGCTGTAACAATTATGGAGTTTAAAGGAGCAGCAGAAGATATAGCTCGTATTTGTCATGCACATCCAACTCTTTCTGAGTCAATGAAGGAAGCTGCTTTAGCGGTTGATAAGCGTTCTCTAAATTATTAG
- a CDS encoding tryptophan--tRNA ligase produces MKTCIVTGITTSGTPHLGNYAGAIRPAIQASLHSDAESFFFLADYHALIKCWNPTRLYRSRLEIAATWLAAGLDVDRVVFYRQSDISEILELCWILTCSTAKGLMNRAHAYKALVSQNVSKGLDADDGVSMGLFSYPVLMAADILMFKANKVPVGKDQIQHLEMARDIAQKFNHLYNVNFFVLPEAFVVDNVATLPGLDGRKMSKSYNNTIPLFEGGTKNLRSSIMRIVTDSSKSGDPKNAEDSHLYILFRAFATEEESTLYKSSLNAGMSWGEAKNILYEKIESELLPMRERYNKLISQPDLIENILQAGSQKARCFSKRVIKDIRDIVGLRSLNIDICSSKKQFINNKNSNFDNNENKDPRFLCYRDDKGYFKFRLISSSGKDILKSRGSFSNASNVGSLIKDIKIFLQKIKSEKMNEFEYSPILDSYDLDCDIQELKRVIE; encoded by the coding sequence ATGAAAACCTGTATTGTTACTGGTATTACTACTTCTGGTACTCCTCATCTCGGTAATTATGCTGGTGCTATTCGTCCAGCTATACAGGCTAGTCTTCATTCAGATGCAGAGTCATTTTTTTTTCTAGCAGATTATCATGCATTAATAAAATGTTGGAATCCAACAAGGTTATATCGTTCTAGATTGGAAATAGCAGCCACTTGGTTAGCAGCTGGGTTGGATGTTGATAGGGTTGTTTTTTATAGACAATCTGATATTTCTGAAATATTAGAATTATGTTGGATACTTACATGTAGTACAGCTAAAGGTTTAATGAATAGGGCGCATGCTTATAAGGCGTTAGTCAGTCAAAATGTGTCAAAAGGCTTAGATGCTGATGATGGTGTTAGTATGGGGTTATTTTCTTATCCTGTTTTGATGGCTGCTGATATTTTGATGTTTAAAGCAAATAAGGTTCCAGTAGGGAAAGATCAAATACAACATTTAGAAATGGCTAGAGATATAGCTCAAAAATTTAATCATTTATATAATGTTAATTTTTTTGTCTTACCTGAGGCATTTGTAGTCGATAATGTTGCTACTTTGCCTGGCTTAGATGGTCGTAAGATGTCTAAAAGTTATAATAATACTATACCTTTATTCGAGGGTGGAACTAAAAATCTACGTTCCTCTATTATGCGTATAGTAACTGATTCAAGTAAATCTGGTGATCCTAAGAATGCAGAAGATTCTCATTTATATATTCTTTTTAGGGCGTTTGCTACAGAAGAAGAGTCAACGCTTTACAAATCAAGTTTGAATGCTGGTATGTCTTGGGGTGAGGCAAAGAATATTTTATATGAGAAAATAGAGAGTGAATTATTGCCTATGCGTGAAAGATATAATAAATTGATCTCGCAACCAGATTTAATTGAAAATATACTTCAAGCAGGATCTCAAAAAGCACGTTGTTTTTCCAAGAGAGTTATTAAAGATATACGTGATATAGTTGGATTACGTAGTTTAAATATAGATATTTGTAGTAGTAAAAAACAATTTATCAATAATAAAAATTCTAATTTTGATAACAATGAAAATAAAGATCCTCGCTTTCTTTGTTATCGTGATGATAAAGGATATTTTAAATTTCGTTTAATCTCTTCATCTGGTAAAGATATTTTAAAGTCAAGAGGTTCTTTTTCTAATGCTAGCAATGTAGGTTCTTTAATAAAAGATATTAAAATCTTTTTACAAAAGATTAAGAGTGAAAAAATGAATGAGTTTGAGTATTCACCTATACTAGATAGTTATGATTTAGATTGTGACATTCAAGAATTGAAGCGAGTTATTGAATAA
- the bamD gene encoding outer membrane protein assembly factor BamD, with translation MPYIFLKKLNRLIIYTILLLNIIISVDVYAYNNATCINNNIYLEDEFNRELYLQTIREIENKHWIKSKELIHKIIVIRPFGEIYKQSLINLIYVKWQNGEIEEALTDIEQFQKKYPGANNMDYILYMKGLINFSPKESFISFFNKDIFLEKDVKKMQNAYKIYDELIQNFPNSKYIEEAKKLLNFTKNSIAKNELNIAEYYFNKEAYLASINRANNIIENFKESPYSCKAKQILEKSYKELNMNINICTNK, from the coding sequence ATGCCTTATATATTTTTAAAAAAACTAAATCGTTTGATTATATATACCATTTTATTATTAAATATAATTATCTCAGTTGATGTATACGCATACAATAATGCAACTTGCATAAATAATAATATATATTTGGAAGATGAATTTAATAGAGAGTTATATCTTCAAACAATTAGAGAAATAGAAAATAAACATTGGATAAAATCAAAAGAACTAATCCATAAAATTATAGTAATAAGACCATTTGGAGAAATTTATAAACAATCATTAATAAATTTGATATATGTAAAATGGCAGAATGGTGAAATAGAAGAAGCTTTAACCGACATAGAACAATTCCAGAAAAAATATCCTGGAGCTAACAATATGGATTATATACTTTATATGAAAGGATTAATCAATTTTTCTCCTAAAGAATCATTTATTTCTTTTTTTAATAAAGATATTTTTCTAGAAAAAGATGTCAAAAAAATGCAGAACGCCTATAAAATCTATGATGAATTAATACAAAATTTTCCAAATAGTAAATATATTGAAGAAGCAAAAAAATTACTCAACTTCACTAAAAATTCTATAGCAAAAAATGAATTGAATATCGCAGAGTATTATTTTAATAAAGAAGCTTATTTAGCATCAATTAATCGCGCTAATAATATCATAGAGAACTTCAAAGAATCTCCTTATAGTTGTAAAGCAAAACAAATATTAGAAAAATCTTATAAAGAATTAAATATGAATATTAATATATGCACAAATAAGTAA